A single region of the Salvia splendens isolate huo1 chromosome 18, SspV2, whole genome shotgun sequence genome encodes:
- the LOC121776992 gene encoding (+)-neomenthol dehydrogenase-like, translating to MSNKEDANTIIVSPIYHPISRWWSKETVAIVTGANKGIGFALVRRLAELGLTVVLTARDTGRGLAAVEALKNEGLHVHFSCLDISNQYSIEKFVTWFQQAFGVVDILINNAAVSFNELYENSVEQAETVVRTNFYGPKMLTEALLPLFRRQTTAARILNISSRLGLLNKLKNPKLKAMLLDEENLSESQIEEMLNLFLKDVKNGTWKSNGWPQIWTDYAVSKLALNSYSKILARRYKGNDEEQISVNCFCPGFTQTSMTGGKGLHTADTVAAIGARLALLPVDEMPTGMFFVIGSSNPIYSKL from the exons ATCCTATATCAAG GTGGTGGTCGAAGGAGACTGTAGCGATAGTGACTGGAGCTAACAAGGGCATCGGGTTCGCCCTAGTTAGGCGGCTGGCGGAGCTAGGGCTGACGGTGGTTCTCACAGCAAGAGACACCGGTCGCGGCCTAGCGGCGGTTGAAGCATTGAAGAATGAAGGCTTACATGTTCATTTTAGTTGCCTTGATATTTCTAACCAATATTCGATTGAAAAATTTGTGACATGGTTTCAACAAGCTTTTGGTGTTGTGGATATACTG ATAAATAATGCTGCGGTGTCGTTCAACGAGCTATACGAGAATTCGGTGGAGCAGGCCGAGACGGTGGTGCGAACCAATTTCTATGGCCCGAAAATGCTGACAGAGGCCCTTCTGCCGCTCTTCCGTCGCCAAACCACGGCGGCGAGGATTCTCAATATCAGCTCAAGGCTTGGATTattaaat AAGCTCAAGAATCCCAAATTAAAAGCAATGCTTCTCGATGAAGAAAATCTATCAGAATCCCAAATAGAAGAAATGCTCAATTTATTCCTCAAAGATGTGAAAAATGGGACATGGAAAAGCAATGGATGGCCCCAAATTTGGACTGATTATGCAGTTTCTAAATTGGCTCTTAATTCATACTCCAAAATCTTGGCTAGACGTTATAAAGGAAATGATGAAGAGCAAATTAGTGTCAATTGCTTCTGCCCCGGCTTCACTCAGACCTCGATGACAGGTGGCAAGGGCTTGCACACGGCCGACACTGTTGCTGCGATCGGCGCCCGCCTCGCCTTGCTCCCGGTGGACGAGATGCCCACCGGGATGTTTTTTGTTATAGGGTCGAGTAACCCTATTTATTCCAAGTTGTGA